In the Paraburkholderia acidisoli genome, one interval contains:
- the dctA gene encoding C4-dicarboxylate transporter DctA: MRVLRHLYAQVLLGLAAGILVGYCWPHFGVQMKPLGDTFIRLIKMLITLVIFCTVSLGIARMENLKHVGRVGVKTIAYFEVVTTLALVLGLVVANVLHPGEGLNIDPATLDPQAVSHYVSEAHAAASQSFLDEIVPNSVIGAFARGNLLQVLLFSVLFGVALSIMSRRSRFLSRVIEQSGEALMRIVEMIMRLAPLGAFGAMAFTIGKYGIGSLQQLGLLIVCFYLTSILFVVLVLGTICRWAGVGLWPLLNYLREELLIVLGTSTTESVLPRLMEKLERLGCPRSIVGLVLPTGYSFNLDGAAIYLTMTSLFIAQATNTHLSLWQQLGLLAILLLTSKGGAGVAGAALVALTATLSTHNIIPVAGITLIIGIDRVLNEIRAIVNMIGNAVATIVVARWEGAFDAEKARAVLTAPRASRAHGEAAAGPAQGAEERAPRAYAQERSR; this comes from the coding sequence TTGCGCGTGCTCAGACATCTCTATGCCCAGGTCCTGCTCGGACTGGCGGCCGGTATTCTCGTCGGCTATTGCTGGCCGCATTTCGGCGTGCAAATGAAGCCCTTGGGCGACACCTTCATTCGCCTGATCAAAATGCTCATCACGCTGGTGATTTTCTGCACCGTGTCGCTGGGTATCGCCCGCATGGAAAACCTCAAGCATGTGGGGCGCGTGGGCGTGAAAACGATCGCGTATTTCGAGGTCGTGACCACGCTCGCGCTCGTGCTCGGGCTTGTGGTGGCGAATGTGCTGCATCCGGGCGAAGGGCTCAACATCGACCCCGCCACGCTCGACCCGCAAGCCGTCAGCCACTACGTGAGCGAGGCGCACGCGGCCGCGTCGCAGAGCTTTCTCGACGAGATCGTGCCGAACTCGGTGATCGGCGCGTTCGCGCGCGGCAACCTGTTGCAGGTCCTGCTGTTCTCGGTGCTGTTCGGCGTTGCCTTGTCGATCATGTCGCGCCGCAGCCGGTTTCTGTCGCGCGTGATCGAGCAAAGCGGCGAGGCGCTGATGCGCATTGTCGAAATGATCATGCGGCTCGCGCCGCTCGGCGCGTTTGGCGCGATGGCCTTCACTATCGGCAAATATGGGATCGGCAGCTTGCAGCAACTGGGCCTGTTGATCGTGTGCTTCTATCTCACGAGCATCCTGTTCGTCGTGCTGGTGCTCGGCACGATTTGCCGCTGGGCGGGCGTGGGTTTATGGCCGCTGCTCAACTATCTGCGCGAAGAACTGCTCATCGTGCTCGGGACCTCGACCACCGAGTCGGTCCTGCCGCGCCTGATGGAAAAGCTCGAACGGCTGGGTTGCCCGCGCTCGATCGTCGGGCTCGTGCTGCCCACCGGCTACTCGTTCAATCTGGACGGCGCCGCCATCTATCTCACGATGACGTCGCTGTTCATCGCGCAAGCGACCAATACGCATCTTTCGCTGTGGCAGCAACTCGGCTTGCTCGCCATTTTGCTGCTCACCTCGAAGGGCGGCGCCGGGGTCGCGGGCGCGGCGCTGGTGGCGCTCACCGCGACGCTTTCCACGCACAACATCATTCCGGTCGCGGGCATTACGCTGATCATCGGTATCGACCGCGTGCTCAACGAGATTCGCGCGATCGTCAACATGATCGGCAATGCCGTGGCGACGATCGTGGTCGCGCGTTGGGAAGGCGCGTTCGATGCCGAAAAAGCGCGCGCGGTGCTGACCGCGCCGCGTGCGAGCCGCGCCCACGGCGAAGCGGCGGCCGGGCCCGCTCAGGGCGCCGAAGAGCGTGCGCCGCGCGCCTATGCACAGGAGCGATCGCGTTGA
- the dctA gene encoding C4-dicarboxylate transporter DctA has protein sequence MLRRICKHIYVQVLIAIVIGIALGHFFPAFAQSLKPLSDVFIRLIKMITPPLIFTTIVCGASQIGEMRTLGRIAGKTIVYFEVVTTMALLLGLLMVNVFAPGEGMNIQPGTADVHVLAQYQTEMHQGGGLTGFFLHIVPSSFLSPFASGDMLQIVVIACLFAVGLSYVGEKGKPVLTFFDGVSEVLFRIVGFIMKLAPLGALGAMGFAVGKYGVAALNSLGMLLITIYVATIFFLVVVLGTICRLSGFRLLRLLNHLKGEILLVLATTSSESVFPQLIRKLEGMGCPKQVVGIVMPMGYSFNLDGTCVAQVICALFIAQAYNVPLSWGDQIGLMVLSMISSKGAAGVSGAGFVTLLATLTAFKQIPIEGAALILGVDRFISEVRAVTNMIGNAVATLVISGLEKERDNVQMATVLKLRRVPGEA, from the coding sequence ATGTTGCGTCGTATCTGCAAGCACATCTATGTCCAGGTGCTGATCGCCATTGTGATCGGCATCGCGCTCGGCCATTTTTTTCCGGCCTTCGCCCAATCCCTCAAGCCCTTGTCCGACGTGTTCATTCGTCTGATCAAGATGATTACGCCGCCGCTGATCTTCACCACGATCGTTTGCGGCGCTTCGCAGATCGGGGAAATGCGCACGCTTGGCCGGATCGCGGGCAAGACGATCGTCTACTTCGAGGTGGTGACGACGATGGCGTTGCTGCTGGGCCTGTTGATGGTCAATGTGTTCGCGCCGGGCGAAGGCATGAATATTCAGCCCGGCACCGCCGATGTGCACGTCCTGGCGCAGTACCAGACGGAAATGCATCAGGGCGGCGGGTTGACCGGGTTTTTTCTCCATATCGTGCCGTCGAGTTTCCTGAGTCCGTTTGCTTCGGGCGACATGTTGCAGATCGTCGTGATTGCCTGCCTGTTCGCTGTGGGATTGTCGTATGTCGGTGAGAAAGGCAAGCCCGTGCTGACGTTCTTCGACGGCGTCTCCGAAGTGCTCTTCAGGATAGTCGGCTTCATCATGAAGCTCGCGCCGCTCGGCGCACTGGGCGCGATGGGTTTCGCGGTGGGAAAGTATGGTGTCGCGGCGCTGAACTCACTCGGCATGCTGCTCATCACGATCTATGTGGCGACGATCTTTTTTCTCGTGGTCGTGCTCGGCACCATCTGCCGCCTGAGCGGGTTCAGGCTGCTGCGCCTGCTCAACCATTTGAAGGGCGAAATTCTTCTCGTGCTGGCCACCACGTCCTCCGAGTCGGTCTTTCCCCAGTTGATCCGCAAGCTGGAAGGCATGGGTTGCCCGAAGCAGGTCGTGGGCATCGTGATGCCGATGGGCTACTCCTTCAATCTGGACGGCACCTGCGTGGCTCAGGTGATCTGCGCGCTGTTCATCGCGCAGGCGTACAACGTGCCGCTTTCGTGGGGCGATCAGATCGGGCTGATGGTGCTTTCGATGATCAGCTCGAAAGGCGCGGCCGGTGTGTCGGGCGCGGGCTTCGTCACGCTGCTGGCCACGCTCACGGCGTTCAAGCAGATTCCCATCGAGGGCGCGGCGCTCATTCTGGGCGTGGACCGGTTCATCTCCGAGGTTCGCGCGGTGACCAACATGATCGGCAACGCGGTCGCCACGCTCGTGATTTCCGGGCTCGAGAAGGAGCGTGACAACGTGCAGATGGCCACGGTGCTGAAGCTTCGCCGTGTGCCGGGCGAGGCATAG
- the sdhC gene encoding succinate dehydrogenase, cytochrome b556 subunit has protein sequence MRKNDYRARTHPAWWAFLVHRLSGLGLAVFLPVHFWALGHAITGEAALDGFLRATDQPLFKFGEWGLVVLLSLHLMGGIRLLLIEFLPWTGLRKNWLAFGLGASTCTGLAFLLALIH, from the coding sequence ATGCGAAAAAACGACTACCGTGCCCGCACGCATCCCGCCTGGTGGGCCTTCCTCGTGCACCGGCTTTCGGGGCTGGGTCTGGCCGTGTTTCTTCCGGTTCACTTCTGGGCACTCGGCCACGCCATCACGGGCGAGGCTGCACTGGACGGCTTTCTTCGCGCGACCGACCAGCCGCTATTCAAGTTCGGCGAGTGGGGGCTCGTGGTGCTCCTCTCGCTTCACCTGATGGGCGGCATTCGGCTCCTGCTGATCGAATTCCTGCCCTGGACGGGCTTGAGGAAAAACTGGCTTGCCTTCGGGTTGGGCGCGAGTACCTGTACCGGGCTCGCCTTCCTGCTCGCGCTGATCCATTAG
- a CDS encoding hydroxyacid dehydrogenase, whose protein sequence is MNTRRKKVVVSEFMDEAAVASLRHHFDVHAHASLVDEPERLRALLADAHALIVRNRTQVSAALLDGAPGLSVVGRLGVGLDNIALDACKERGVQVFPATGANAAAVAEYVIAATLILLRGAYGSSAEVARGLWPRAALSNGREAAGGTMAVIGFGGIGRLVARLARGIGMRVVGYDPQIAADAPCWQETGACGMTFDDALRAADVVTVHVPLVESTHNLIGAAQLALLKPHAVLINTARGGVIDERALAAALTHGRLGGAALDVFVDEPLKAGSPLEGVPNLLLTPHIAGLTMQSNERVSTLVAARVTEALLASEPEITTTR, encoded by the coding sequence TTGAATACCAGGCGGAAGAAGGTCGTCGTCAGCGAGTTCATGGACGAGGCGGCGGTGGCGTCGTTGCGGCATCATTTCGACGTGCATGCGCACGCCTCGCTCGTCGACGAACCGGAGCGTTTGCGTGCGCTGCTCGCCGACGCCCACGCGCTGATCGTGCGCAATCGCACCCAGGTGAGCGCCGCGTTGCTCGACGGCGCGCCAGGCTTGTCGGTGGTCGGGCGGCTCGGCGTGGGCCTCGACAATATCGCGCTCGATGCATGCAAGGAGCGCGGCGTGCAGGTGTTTCCGGCGACGGGCGCGAACGCGGCCGCCGTCGCCGAGTATGTGATCGCCGCCACGCTGATCTTGCTGCGGGGCGCGTACGGTTCGAGCGCCGAGGTCGCCCGCGGACTGTGGCCGCGCGCGGCGCTCTCGAACGGCCGCGAAGCGGCGGGCGGCACGATGGCCGTGATCGGTTTTGGCGGCATCGGGCGTCTCGTCGCGCGGCTCGCGCGCGGTATCGGCATGCGGGTGGTGGGTTACGATCCGCAAATTGCCGCGGACGCGCCGTGCTGGCAAGAAACGGGCGCGTGCGGCATGACGTTCGACGACGCGTTGCGCGCGGCCGACGTGGTGACCGTGCACGTGCCGCTCGTCGAAAGCACGCACAATCTGATCGGCGCGGCGCAACTCGCATTGCTGAAGCCGCACGCCGTGCTGATCAACACGGCGCGCGGCGGCGTGATCGACGAACGCGCGCTGGCCGCGGCGCTCACGCATGGCCGCCTGGGCGGCGCCGCGCTCGATGTTTTCGTCGACGAACCGCTCAAGGCGGGTTCGCCGCTCGAAGGCGTGCCGAACCTGCTCCTCACGCCGCATATCGCGGGCTTGACGATGCAGTCGAACGAACGCGTCAGCACGCTGGTCGCCGCGCGCGTGACCGAGGCGCTGCTCGCAAGCGAACCCGAAATCACGACAACGAGGTAG
- a CDS encoding fumarate hydratase: MKLDLNVVEEASKELYIRALKLLPPDVKDGIDRLSANETSPVAQRVLSTMQTNIRVAEETENLLCQDTGIPIYNVVLGRNVEFDGFELKAAIRKGCERATREHPLRSSVVHPLTRKNNHTSCGIEVPVIHVDFTDENETATIEMVPKGSGSENNSFLKMAVPAEGIDAIKLFVVDCVVAAGGKTCPPTIVGVGLGGTSDLSIALAKRAATRALGTVCADPQGAQLERELSDAVNRLGVGPQGLGGDSTAFAVHIELAATHITMNPIAVNMQCHSARRARAQLTSNGVTYGF, encoded by the coding sequence ATGAAACTTGACCTGAATGTCGTCGAGGAAGCGTCGAAAGAGCTCTATATTCGCGCGCTCAAGTTGCTTCCGCCCGACGTGAAAGATGGCATCGACCGACTTTCCGCCAACGAGACGTCGCCCGTGGCGCAGCGCGTCTTGTCGACGATGCAGACCAATATTCGTGTAGCCGAGGAAACCGAGAATCTGCTCTGCCAGGACACGGGCATTCCCATCTACAACGTCGTGCTGGGCCGTAACGTGGAGTTCGACGGGTTCGAATTGAAAGCGGCCATCCGCAAGGGTTGCGAGCGGGCCACGCGCGAGCATCCGCTGCGGTCTTCGGTGGTGCATCCGCTCACGCGCAAGAACAACCATACGTCCTGCGGCATTGAGGTTCCCGTCATTCACGTCGACTTCACGGACGAGAACGAGACCGCGACGATCGAGATGGTGCCGAAGGGCAGCGGCTCGGAGAACAACTCGTTCCTGAAGATGGCCGTGCCGGCCGAGGGTATCGACGCGATCAAGCTGTTCGTGGTCGATTGCGTCGTGGCGGCTGGAGGCAAGACCTGCCCGCCGACGATCGTGGGCGTGGGACTCGGCGGCACGTCCGATCTCTCCATTGCGCTCGCCAAGCGTGCCGCGACGCGTGCGCTCGGCACCGTGTGCGCGGACCCGCAAGGCGCGCAGCTCGAGCGCGAACTGTCCGACGCGGTGAACCGCCTCGGCGTTGGCCCGCAAGGTTTGGGCGGCGACAGCACCGCGTTCGCGGTGCATATCGAGCTCGCCGCCACGCACATCACGATGAACCCCATCGCCGTGAACATGCAATGCCACTCGGCGCGGCGCGCGCGCGCGCAACTCACCTCGAACGGCGTCACTTACGGATTCTGA
- a CDS encoding succinate dehydrogenase has translation MQGLSLRTQARLWYWQRMSATVLALCVFVHLGVILYAVHSGLSAASLLGRTRGNLVFGAFYALFVLACTIHVPVGLLRIAEEWLHWRGKSAQLACLAFSAVLAVMGLRAVYGVVM, from the coding sequence ATGCAGGGTCTCTCACTGCGCACGCAGGCGCGTCTCTGGTACTGGCAGCGCATGAGCGCCACGGTCCTCGCGCTGTGCGTGTTCGTTCACCTCGGCGTCATCCTGTACGCGGTCCATAGCGGCTTGAGCGCGGCGAGCCTGCTCGGGCGCACGCGCGGCAATCTGGTGTTCGGCGCGTTCTACGCGCTATTCGTGCTGGCATGCACGATCCACGTGCCTGTCGGCCTGCTGCGAATCGCAGAAGAGTGGCTGCACTGGCGGGGCAAGTCCGCGCAACTGGCGTGTCTTGCCTTTTCCGCCGTCCTCGCGGTCATGGGATTGCGCGCCGTTTATGGAGTCGTAATGTGA
- a CDS encoding UxaA family hydrolase: MIHAVLHEHEDTVGVAVVEGIKAGVALNAWIMDGDTLVEIVARQDIPIGHKVALKDMAVGDTVYKYGVDIGKVIAPIKAGDHAHVHNIKTKRW, from the coding sequence ATGATTCACGCGGTATTGCATGAGCACGAAGACACGGTCGGCGTGGCCGTGGTGGAAGGCATCAAGGCCGGCGTGGCCCTGAACGCCTGGATCATGGACGGCGACACGCTCGTCGAGATCGTGGCCCGGCAGGACATTCCCATCGGCCACAAGGTGGCGCTCAAGGACATGGCCGTGGGCGACACGGTCTACAAATACGGCGTCGATATCGGCAAGGTCATCGCTCCCATCAAGGCGGGCGATCACGCACACGTTCACAACATCAAGACGAAGCGCTGGTAG
- a CDS encoding LysR family transcriptional regulator — translation MPSIRTLKIFLTVARCGTFAAAGNKVGLTAAAIGLQIRALESDLNVQLFDRNARAAVLNPVGRALIPEIEEIVRRYELLEVSAGGDEMSGTVVMGALVSALMGAFADALWTIRRQHPRLDVHLLAGMSSDFARQVEIGELDAAVVTQSPHALASTLLWTPLYSEPMILILPTAPHFDLPGEQLEILRHAPFMRFDRVTWTGHLVQNVLDQCKVEVNEAMELNSVEAIVALVRQGFGISIVPKLANVDFESDRAIRVMPLDGVDVRRHVGLLERVKHSRTAFTDAIKSYFTAV, via the coding sequence ATGCCCTCCATACGCACCCTCAAAATCTTTCTCACCGTGGCCCGATGCGGCACGTTCGCCGCCGCCGGCAATAAGGTCGGACTCACCGCGGCGGCCATCGGCCTGCAAATTCGCGCACTCGAAAGCGATCTCAATGTTCAGCTTTTTGACCGCAACGCACGCGCGGCGGTGTTGAATCCGGTCGGCCGCGCACTCATTCCCGAGATCGAGGAAATCGTGCGCCGCTATGAACTGCTGGAGGTCTCCGCGGGCGGCGACGAAATGTCGGGGACCGTGGTCATGGGCGCACTCGTTTCCGCGTTGATGGGCGCGTTCGCCGACGCCTTGTGGACCATCCGCCGGCAACATCCCCGCCTCGACGTGCATCTGCTCGCGGGCATGTCCAGCGACTTCGCGCGCCAGGTCGAAATCGGCGAACTCGACGCGGCCGTCGTCACGCAATCGCCGCATGCGCTGGCCTCCACGCTGCTCTGGACGCCGCTCTATTCGGAACCGATGATTCTCATCCTGCCCACCGCACCGCACTTCGATTTGCCCGGCGAGCAGCTCGAAATCCTTCGCCACGCGCCGTTCATGCGCTTCGACCGCGTGACGTGGACCGGGCATCTCGTGCAAAACGTGCTCGATCAGTGCAAGGTCGAAGTCAACGAGGCAATGGAGCTGAACTCCGTCGAGGCGATCGTCGCGCTCGTGCGCCAGGGCTTCGGCATTTCGATCGTGCCCAAACTCGCCAACGTCGATTTCGAAAGCGATCGCGCGATTCGCGTCATGCCGCTCGACGGCGTGGACGTACGCCGTCATGTCGGATTGCTGGAACGCGTCAAACACAGCCGTACCGCGTTCACCGACGCGATCAAAAGCTACTTCACGGCGGTTTAG
- a CDS encoding sulfite exporter TauE/SafE family protein produces MIAWLNAQLAASAVGFGAMSIVVAGSVVAFAYLVYGLTGFGSSIVAIPLLTQLVPLRTATPVMLVLDLVAGMLVGMRNLRSVQTRELQRLAPWLCIGLLLGVSVLVSAPEKPLELILGVCLLAYSLWRVTSRGEFREIGGRWALPLGFFGGCLTAVFGTGGPVYTIYLAGRLRDPDERRATISALITATAVARLGLFAVSGLYRNPAVLPLASLLLPCGAVGLFAGARLRRAISAPRVFLLLWIVLILAALNLIIRSVPALFG; encoded by the coding sequence ATGATCGCCTGGTTGAATGCGCAACTCGCCGCGAGCGCCGTGGGTTTCGGCGCGATGTCGATCGTGGTGGCCGGAAGCGTGGTCGCCTTCGCGTATCTGGTCTATGGACTCACGGGCTTCGGTTCCTCCATCGTCGCCATCCCGTTGCTCACGCAACTGGTGCCGCTGCGCACGGCCACGCCGGTGATGCTGGTGCTGGATCTCGTGGCGGGCATGCTCGTGGGCATGCGCAATCTTCGCTCGGTACAAACCCGCGAACTCCAGCGGCTCGCGCCGTGGTTGTGTATCGGCCTTCTGCTCGGCGTGAGCGTATTGGTGTCGGCGCCGGAGAAACCGCTCGAACTCATACTCGGCGTATGTCTGCTCGCGTACTCGCTCTGGCGCGTGACGAGCCGCGGTGAGTTCCGCGAAATAGGCGGACGCTGGGCACTGCCGCTGGGATTTTTTGGCGGATGTCTCACCGCCGTATTCGGCACGGGCGGCCCCGTTTATACGATTTATCTCGCGGGCCGTTTGCGCGATCCCGACGAACGGCGTGCCACGATCAGCGCGCTCATTACGGCCACGGCGGTGGCGCGGCTGGGTCTGTTCGCGGTGTCGGGGCTGTATCGCAACCCCGCCGTTTTGCCGCTCGCCAGCTTGCTGCTGCCGTGCGGCGCAGTGGGGCTCTTTGCCGGAGCGAGACTGCGGCGCGCCATCTCCGCGCCGCGCGTTTTCCTGCTGCTATGGATCGTGCTGATTCTCGCGGCGCTCAATTTGATCATTCGTTCCGTACCTGCTTTGTTCGGTTAG
- a CDS encoding Ldh family oxidoreductase gives MTRISSDDLTHLATRTLLAAGATPRTATATARALVYADERGLSSHGVARLPMYVAQLRNGRVDAKATPRIVESRNAAVLIDAADGMAFPACELAVETLLGRAREHGSAVASVTRSHHLGAGAWHLEPVGAAGLVGLAFSNTPAAMPAWGGRHAVFGTNPVAAVFPRRDGPPLMIDLSLSNVARGKIMVAAREGKPIPEGWATSRDGQPTTDAKVALDGMMLPFGGTKGAMLALMVELLAAALCGANFGYEAGSFLTEEGERSRVGHLFWAIDPGALAGNAVYLARVEALIEAMLQDAEVRLPGQRRGELAAHAARDGVEIPEALLVQLQELAG, from the coding sequence ATGACGCGGATATCGTCCGATGATCTCACCCACCTGGCCACGCGCACGCTGCTGGCGGCGGGCGCCACGCCGCGCACCGCGACGGCCACCGCGCGCGCGCTCGTCTACGCCGACGAGCGCGGCTTGTCGTCCCACGGCGTCGCGCGGTTGCCCATGTATGTCGCGCAGTTGCGCAACGGCCGCGTGGACGCGAAGGCGACGCCGCGAATCGTCGAGTCGCGCAACGCGGCGGTCCTGATCGACGCCGCGGACGGCATGGCGTTTCCGGCCTGCGAACTCGCCGTCGAAACGCTGCTGGGCCGCGCGCGCGAGCACGGCAGCGCGGTGGCGAGCGTCACGCGCAGCCATCACCTGGGCGCGGGCGCGTGGCATCTGGAGCCGGTGGGCGCGGCCGGCCTGGTGGGGCTCGCGTTCAGCAACACGCCCGCGGCCATGCCCGCGTGGGGCGGGCGGCACGCGGTGTTCGGCACCAATCCCGTGGCGGCGGTGTTCCCGCGCCGTGACGGGCCGCCGCTGATGATCGACCTGTCGCTGTCCAACGTCGCGCGCGGCAAGATCATGGTGGCGGCGCGCGAGGGCAAGCCGATTCCCGAAGGCTGGGCGACCTCGCGCGACGGCCAGCCCACCACCGATGCGAAGGTCGCGCTGGACGGCATGATGCTGCCGTTCGGCGGCACCAAGGGCGCGATGCTCGCCTTGATGGTCGAACTGCTCGCGGCTGCGTTGTGCGGCGCGAACTTCGGTTACGAGGCGGGTTCGTTCTTGACGGAAGAGGGCGAGCGCTCGCGCGTGGGGCATCTGTTCTGGGCGATCGATCCGGGCGCGCTGGCGGGCAATGCCGTTTATCTGGCGCGGGTCGAAGCGTTGATCGAGGCCATGTTGCAAGACGCCGAGGTGCGGCTGCCGGGGCAGCGGCGGGGGGAACTCGCGGCGCACGCGGCACGCGACGGCGTGGAGATTCCCGAGGCCTTGCTCGTGCAGTTGCAGGAACTCGCGGGATGA
- a CDS encoding fumarate hydratase C-terminal domain-containing protein has protein sequence MAHFDLSTPVDESQIRKLRVNDTVTLHRTLFGIRDATQIHLFDKGRTTAFDLRGHAVIHTAPNVRKVTPSEAFPAGYEPICIGTTTSDRMERFTRPLMQQYGVRMIVGKGGLREASKSAFEELGGVYLAIIGGTAALETTWIEQIEAVDLDDLNPESLWQFRINAFGPLLVAMDSHGASLYDAVKSDTAARRAAVLESLGVPAK, from the coding sequence ATGGCTCACTTCGACCTCTCTACGCCTGTCGACGAGTCGCAGATTCGCAAGCTGCGAGTGAACGACACGGTGACCTTGCACCGGACGCTGTTCGGCATTCGCGACGCGACGCAGATCCATCTCTTCGACAAGGGCCGCACGACGGCCTTCGATCTTCGCGGGCACGCCGTGATTCACACCGCGCCGAACGTGCGCAAGGTGACGCCGAGCGAAGCGTTCCCCGCGGGCTACGAGCCCATCTGCATCGGCACCACCACCTCGGACCGCATGGAGCGATTCACGCGGCCGCTGATGCAGCAATACGGCGTGCGCATGATCGTGGGAAAGGGCGGCTTGCGGGAAGCCTCGAAGTCGGCGTTCGAGGAACTGGGCGGCGTCTACCTCGCGATCATCGGCGGCACGGCGGCGCTCGAAACCACGTGGATCGAGCAGATCGAGGCCGTCGATCTCGACGATCTGAATCCCGAGTCGCTGTGGCAATTCCGTATCAATGCCTTCGGTCCCTTGCTCGTCGCCATGGACAGCCATGGCGCGAGCCTCTACGACGCGGTGAAAAGCGATACCGCAGCGCGCCGTGCCGCCGTGCTCGAAAGCCTGGGAGTGCCGGCGAAATGA
- a CDS encoding succinate dehydrogenase/fumarate reductase iron-sulfur subunit, with amino-acid sequence MSSVPFHRVSHSSRGIVNKDTLRVKVWRSATRGLAAFDVPRHESQTVLDVVTFIQRQLQPDLAYRFACRVGMCGSCAMNVNGKARWTCRTHVSKVAVNGELEIAPLSNLPVIKDLVTDMSAFFDKWSRAKGQFSGERTRHDDFARVSPESAPRKAADAGIECIGCGVCYSSCDVVTWRPDYLGPAALNRAWTLMNDERDTQARERLRAVAGDAGCHSCHTQATCTERCPKHLSPTAGIAGLKRMTMKAAREGDL; translated from the coding sequence ATGTCATCGGTTCCGTTTCACCGCGTCAGCCATTCATCGAGAGGCATTGTGAACAAGGACACACTTCGGGTCAAAGTATGGAGAAGCGCCACGCGGGGGCTCGCCGCCTTCGACGTGCCGCGTCACGAGAGTCAAACCGTGCTGGACGTCGTGACGTTCATTCAACGGCAGTTGCAGCCGGATCTCGCCTACCGGTTCGCCTGTCGCGTGGGCATGTGCGGCTCCTGTGCGATGAACGTCAACGGCAAGGCGCGCTGGACCTGCCGCACGCATGTTTCGAAAGTCGCGGTGAACGGCGAACTGGAAATCGCGCCGCTCTCGAATCTGCCGGTCATCAAGGATCTGGTGACGGACATGAGCGCGTTCTTCGACAAATGGAGCCGCGCGAAAGGGCAGTTCTCGGGCGAGCGCACGCGTCACGACGACTTCGCGCGAGTGAGTCCCGAAAGCGCGCCACGCAAGGCCGCGGACGCGGGAATCGAATGCATCGGTTGCGGCGTGTGCTATTCGTCCTGCGACGTGGTGACGTGGCGCCCCGACTACCTGGGGCCCGCCGCGTTGAATCGCGCGTGGACGCTCATGAACGACGAACGCGACACCCAGGCGCGCGAACGCCTGCGCGCGGTGGCGGGCGACGCGGGTTGTCACTCGTGCCATACGCAGGCCACCTGCACGGAACGCTGCCCTAAACATCTCTCGCCCACGGCGGGCATTGCGGGTCTCAAGCGCATGACGATGAAAGCCGCGCGCGAAGGAGACCTGTGA